ATCCACGTAGTCAGCAATTTCCCGAAGTCTTTTTCGGTCTTCTGCTCGAGAAATGGTTCCTTGCTCCAAGAGCATGAAGACGTATCCCTTTATGACGGTTAATGGGTTACGTACTTCATGTGAAACGACATGTGCAAAATCAAGCTTTTGTTTATAGAGATCTATCTCAGATTTTATTTTCATATGTGTCGATAAAGAAGGAAAAATCACATCCTCTTCGTTGCTGTACAACGGCGAGCGAGCGAATTCTTCATCAGTCATAAAGTATTCATGATGTCTCATTAGTTTGTTCTGAAGTATGGCGGGAACCGTATTACCGTTATAAGCACAGACAGCCATAACCCCAATATCTAAGACAGCAGCGTTTGCCCTGCATTCAAATGTTTCAAGCATGTTCACGATATCGTCCTGTTCTGTCCACTTCACGCCGGCCCATGAACGTATGGCTTTTGTCTGTCTTAGCAGCGGTTCTAGCAGTTGACCAAAATAATCTACAATCTTGTCGCAGTAGAAATTTCCATATGTACCGTAGAACTCATCGTTGTCCACATAATGAACCCATTCGAGTTTATCACTTGGCAGAATGGAGCCTATTTTGCCGTAGATGCGACGGCGTATTTCCTCTGTTTCTATCAACAAAATCATGTTGTTCTGCTCAACTCCTGCAACGATATAAGCCACTGCGTTATCAACATATGCATCTAAATCCTCATATACATAAAGAATGTGTCCTGAACTCAATAATTGGATGTTCTCTGTTAGCTGAAATTTCTTGCGTTTCATAAATATCCTCCAAATTTTAACACTCTAATCCAACGCACAAAACCATACAATTATTCAAATCATACAATGAAAAACCCTGCTGTCTTTATTCACATTATACCAAGATATTAAAGTCTTTTTGAATACGAACTAAAAACGTCAGCTTACACTCTCGGCCAAGTTACAAAAGCAATCAACGTCGATTTGATTACAAGTGCGTGTTCAAAAAGTGGTTAAGTAAGACACAAGGAGTGCGAAGTCGAAGCACGAAAAGACGACGGAGTGTACGTGTTTGGTACATGAGTAAGTCTTTTTGGGATTCGACAAAGCAATCCGCCGTGGAGTTTTGACCACTTTTTGAACAACCTCTACAAAAAGAAAAATAAACAGAAGCCTTCTTAATTGAAGGTACTCCTGTTTTTGCGCTTGTTTCTTCTATTAAATTACTGTTAAATGCTTATTATTATGGCAAATTACAAATGTGATTTGTCATAATGAATGAGACTCATTTAATTTGAGCTGATATCACATATGTTCCGACCAAAGAAGGTTGGGTATATGCAGACCTTTCAAACCCGAGCGCAGGCGATAGTATTCTAACAAGATTTTTCCAGTTTTTGCACAACATTCTTATTTAGATTCTTTCCTGACTGTTTTACCAAGAAAACAACAATACAAGAACTTATGATCATAAGGGTACCTAAGAAAACCATACTTGCATTAAAGGATCCTGTCGTATCCTTGATATATCCTACGATGTATGGTCCAAAGAAGCCACCGAGATTTCCTATACTGTTGACGAGTGCAATAGCCCCTGCAGCTGCTGCTTCAGTTAAGAATGATGGCGGAATCGACCAAAATGGAGAGAATGCACCAAACGCACCACATAGGGCGATGGTTAGAAGTACAAATGATACTATAATACTGGCATTTGCAACATAGCTACTAGCAATCATCGCAATGGCACTTATTGTTAAACATGCCGCAACATGCCAACGTCTCTCGTTCTTCTTGTCGGAATGATTCCCAACCAGAATCATTGCCACCATGGCACAAACATACATTAGCCCTAAAATCCATCCCATAGATTGAGTACTAAGGGATGTTGCCTTAGTTAAACCTTTAGAGATTGTTGGTAAAAACATGATGATTCCATAATAACCAACCAACCAGCAGAAATATCCTAAAGATAAGATTAGAACGTCACGATCTTTTAAAGCTTGCAAAAAAGTGTAATGTTTTACTTCCTGTTTTTCGAGTTTCTCTTTTGTTGTAATGTCAATTAACCATTTTTTCTCATCTTTGTTTAACCATTTTACAGATTCAATTGTATCGTCAAGATAGAAATAGCATACAACACCTAAGATTACAGCTGGAATCGCTTCCATGATAAACATCCATTGCCATCCACCCAAACCTAACCAGTGGACACCTAATAAGAAAGTGGAGAGTGGAGCACCTAATGCATTAGCACCTGGTATAGCCACCATGAATCCTGCGATCGCTTTTGCATGATGTTTCGTTTGATAAAAATTGCTTAAATAAAACACCATACATGGATAAAAACTTGCTTCAGCAATCCCTAAGAGAAATCGTACTGTATAAAATTGCATTGGAGTTTTTACGAAAGCTGTTAAAACAGCTATTACAGCCCATGTAACCATTATTCTGCTAATCCATTTTCTAGCTCCTACTTTCATCATAATGGCGCTGCCTGGTACCTCCAATAGGAAATAACCAAAGAAAAAGATCCCTGCCCCAAATCCAAAAACCGCATCAGAAAAACCTAATTGTTTGTTCATCTGCAGTGCTGCAAAGCCAATGTTTACCCTATCTAAAATAGATACTGTAAAACATAAAAATAGAAACGGAATTAATCGTAACGTAATCTTTTTAGTAGTTGAATGCTCTAATTGAAGTTGGTCCAACATCATTTCCTCCTTAAGTTAACATATCTTTTTTTGCAAGTTTTTAATTCAATTAGAAGTTGATCGTCACAATTATCGAATTGTTTTTGACAATAAAACTGCCTTTCTTCCTGAGAAGTAAAAACTCAATATTGTAATCCCTTACATGCAGCGCTTTCAAGAAATACTCGATTCGGCGAACCAAAAGACATGTTATGTCAGATTGCTTCAACGATTGTTATTCTATAATTGTGAATCAGCACACTATAATTAGTGTCTTTTTGGTATCTTACTATGCAACAAAGTAAATGACTAGAAGTAGATACAGCATAGTATTACATAATATGGAATGTAAAAATATTAAAATTTCATTTTGCAATTCTAATCGGGAATGGTTTAGCAATGACTACCCCACTCTCATACTATCCCTCCTTTTTTTGAACAATTAAAATCTCTCCAACCATTCTCTTTGTGCTCCTGTATACTTGATTACTTGTATACTAAGTTACCTTGTATAATTAGTATAATTTCCTTAGTTGCGTTTGTCAATGCGATATGAAATTGTTCTAAATCTCATGATAATTGTATGATTCTTAAATTGGAATCACATCGTAGCGGCAGGCCGATAAAAAATAAAAAATTCCCCTTCATTATTTAAGATGGGGAATTTAGGAGCGAATTTACTTGGACTAATCTTTCCAATATCGATCATATAAGTTTTGCATATGTTTCGTCATGATTTCCACTGCTTCTTTTTCGTTGTGATCTTCAATCGTTTTAATAAGTAATTGATGCTCTTTAAAATTAACATCTCTATAGTCTGGTCGAGTTACGGTTCGATCTCGAATAAATTTCCACATTTCTTGTTGTTTCATTGCATTACTGATAGCCGCCATGATGTTAATAAATAAATCATTGTGAGAGGCCTTTGCAATACCAGTATGTAGTTTTTCATCTGTTTCTGGTACGTATACGCCTGCCTTGGTTTCTTCTTCCATCTTTTTTATGGTTGAACGAAGATCTGCTATGTCTTCATCAGTAGCCCTTTGTGCAGCAAATTTCACAATCAGAGGCTCTATATTCATCCTTGCTTCTACAATATCCTCAGGGGATATCGATTCAAATAAAATGGCTGTTTTAGAACTTTCGGATGCGATCTGATTGCTTTTAACATAAACTCCTTCGCCTTGACGGGAATAAATAATACCATTCAACTCCAATGCACTAAGAGCCTGTCGAATAGGTGCACGGCTTACACCAAACTGTTCGCATAGCTCTTTTTCAGTTGGCAGTTTATCACCTATTTTAAATGAACCAGATTGGATTTCTGAAAGAATTTGATTATAAATTTGCATATATAATTTTTTG
Above is a window of Fodinisporobacter ferrooxydans DNA encoding:
- a CDS encoding MFS transporter — its product is MDQLQLEHSTTKKITLRLIPFLFLCFTVSILDRVNIGFAALQMNKQLGFSDAVFGFGAGIFFFGYFLLEVPGSAIMMKVGARKWISRIMVTWAVIAVLTAFVKTPMQFYTVRFLLGIAEASFYPCMVFYLSNFYQTKHHAKAIAGFMVAIPGANALGAPLSTFLLGVHWLGLGGWQWMFIMEAIPAVILGVVCYFYLDDTIESVKWLNKDEKKWLIDITTKEKLEKQEVKHYTFLQALKDRDVLILSLGYFCWLVGYYGIIMFLPTISKGLTKATSLSTQSMGWILGLMYVCAMVAMILVGNHSDKKNERRWHVAACLTISAIAMIASSYVANASIIVSFVLLTIALCGAFGAFSPFWSIPPSFLTEAAAAGAIALVNSIGNLGGFFGPYIVGYIKDTTGSFNASMVFLGTLMIISSCIVVFLVKQSGKNLNKNVVQKLEKSC
- a CDS encoding ATP-binding protein, producing the protein MKRKKFQLTENIQLLSSGHILYVYEDLDAYVDNAVAYIVAGVEQNNMILLIETEEIRRRIYGKIGSILPSDKLEWVHYVDNDEFYGTYGNFYCDKIVDYFGQLLEPLLRQTKAIRSWAGVKWTEQDDIVNMLETFECRANAAVLDIGVMAVCAYNGNTVPAILQNKLMRHHEYFMTDEEFARSPLYSNEEDVIFPSLSTHMKIKSEIDLYKQKLDFAHVVSHEVRNPLTVIKGYVFMLLEQGTISRAEDRKRLREIADYVDAIDQEMQHIIHTEQMLSNKELWQIESLHPSSVIREILDIMSVKSRIQGVQLIYTLCLHGSEMMSSNRIGLRLIVSNIVGNAIKYSEEGSAVKVNVELDGDFIRLSVKDQGSGMSSHQIKRLFRKYGKLNNQKEGQGIGLYMVKQLVEYFKGTIEVESKVGRGTEVIIRLPMYAADPLPPEETGPNSIHTAAHIN
- a CDS encoding FadR/GntR family transcriptional regulator; this encodes MQIYNQILSEIQSGSFKIGDKLPTEKELCEQFGVSRAPIRQALSALELNGIIYSRQGEGVYVKSNQIASESSKTAILFESISPEDIVEARMNIEPLIVKFAAQRATDEDIADLRSTIKKMEEETKAGVYVPETDEKLHTGIAKASHNDLFINIMAAISNAMKQQEMWKFIRDRTVTRPDYRDVNFKEHQLLIKTIEDHNEKEAVEIMTKHMQNLYDRYWKD